The Streptomyces rimosus genomic interval GGATGGTGGTGGCGAACTCGTGTGTGTCGGGCCCGAGCGTGCTGGGCCGCCCGTCGAACAGGACGTGGTGCGGGCTTGGCGTCCCGCGTACCGGACGTCCTGGAGGGCGGCGACGGACGGGAGGTCTTCGGCTCCGCCTCCTGACGGAACGTTTCTCCGTAGCGGAACTCTAAGCCGGTTGTCAGTGGACTCGGTCTTCGGTGTCTTCCGTGGTGTCGTCGGGCAGGTGGACGTCGTTGACGGAGATGTTGATCTCGACGACTTCCAGGCCCGTCATCTGTTCCAGGGCTGAGGTCACGTTATCGCGGACGTCGGCGGCGATGGTGGGGATGCTGCCCCCGTACTCGACGACCACGTCCAGGTCGATGGCTGTCTGCCGTTCACCGACTTCGACCTTGACCCCGCGGCTGAAGTTCGAGCCGCCGCCGGGGACTTTGTCACGCATCGCCCCGAAGGTACGGGCGAGGCCGCCGCCCAGTGCGTAGATGCCGGGCACTTCACGGGCTGCCATTCCGGCGATCTTCTCCACCACGCCGTCCGCGATGGTGGTCTTGCCCCGGGGCGAGGACAACTGGGCGGGGCCGGTCCGCCCGGATGGTGTCGTCGCGTTGTCCGGGCGGCGAGGCTCAGCGGATTTGTGCGTGCTCGGGCTGATCGGCTCCGTCATGCGAAGCCACCTCCTCAGGTGGTCCACCGGCTCCCATACTCCAACGGTCAGGGCTTTTCCGTACACCGCGAGTACTGGCCAACTCAGCAACTACGCAGGCTGTTAACGATGTCTCCGGGGCCTCGCACCCCCGTCCGGGACACCTGCGGCTGTGAGGTCCGGCCCGCTGTTCATGACGGCCCCGGACGACAGAGTCGCCACTACCCGGTGGGCGTGTCAGGGGCGGCCCGGGTCCCCTGGCGGATCGGGGTGCCGGCGTGGTGCAGGCTCTTGAGAACCTGCCGGTAGGAGGCGAACAGGCTGGCCTCCAGGTAATGGATGCCTGCCTCCTGGCAGTACCGGCGGACGTTGGGCTGCGCCTTGCGCAGATGCGGGCTGGGCACCAGACCCGAAAGACACGCGGACAGGAATGCCCAGCCAGAAAAGCACGACGCATCATGACCCGTTCAGCCCTGAGCACATCCGCGCCACCTGGAGCGGGACCGCGAGCGTCGAGGACGCCGCCCAGGCGTTCGGCTTGTCGAGGTCGAAGAGCTACGACCTTGTTCGCCGCGGGGGATTCCCATGCCGCGTACTGCCGATAGGCCGTACCAACCGCGTCGTCACCGCCCCGCTCCTCCGGGTACTCGAAAGCGGCGAGCCGGAGTACAACACAGCCTCCAGCGCAAGCACCAAGCCGTCTTGACCAACTGCACGAGGACGCCCCGCCGGAGCAAGCCAGCGGGGCGTCCTCGCATCAGATCCCGTCTACGCAGGCCCCCCGTCGCAGCAAGCCCGCAGGGCCCTCACATGTCACGAGCGATCACAGCCGAGTCACCAACCCCACGGACACCATCACGCCACAACGCTCTGACCTGGACTTACACTCTCCCCCTGAACCCACTGGACGCCCCTGGACGGCTTCTACTACATGCGCCATGTGGGACCGGTGCCCCTGTCAGCACCGAGCAAGATCCGGGCCAGGGGCGGTCCCACACGGGGTGTTGCCTGGCATTTCCAGCCATCTCTGCAGCTCAGAAGCAGTGGACGCCGTGTATCACCAGCAGACGAAGAACTTGCTGGTGAGCTACTCGCCGAAGAAGCTGGGCTTCTTCTAGACGCACGAAAAGAGCGCCTGACCTGCACTTATGCAGGCCAGGCGCCCTCCGCGGCGCTCCCCGAGGGGGAGTAGCCAAATGTTCTCCTCCTCCCAATATGCCCCACCCATATACCCGCCCTGACCAGCCGTTCCGGGCCATACACGGGCCAGATGCCCGTTCAGCCCCCGACTGCGCCCTCCGTGCCGCCGTCCCACCGGCGCATCGATTCCTCAATCAGATGGTTGGCGTGATCCCGAGCCTCGGCGAGGAACTTGGCGTAGTAGCGGAACAGCACCTGGATGCTCTGCCCGGCCCGGCGGGCGCACTCGGCGGGATCGACACCGGATGCCAACCAGAACGAGATTCCTG includes:
- a CDS encoding Asp23/Gls24 family envelope stress response protein, giving the protein MTEPISPSTHKSAEPRRPDNATTPSGRTGPAQLSSPRGKTTIADGVVEKIAGMAAREVPGIYALGGGLARTFGAMRDKVPGGGSNFSRGVKVEVGERQTAIDLDVVVEYGGSIPTIAADVRDNVTSALEQMTGLEVVEINISVNDVHLPDDTTEDTEDRVH